From Solanum lycopersicum chromosome 8, SLM_r2.1, the proteins below share one genomic window:
- the LOC101253008 gene encoding trans-Golgi network-localized SYP41-interacting protein 1 isoform X1: MDKNKNRTDLLAAGRKKLQQFRQKKDGKGGKSSKASRSASDATPDLVDVTAKSDHVPYGEKPLQRGDGTPPSSESLTKKHAETPLDESNNVDTVETTPASGELVKEDAGEPQAALNLDSVDQVIVDSSSISEHANAKMVNEDDKDDHLEARGTIASDMSTISPATDVPVKFSSYSGADVAVAHQLEVERLQVQEQVTDSHCCWVGTMQESHNSGSKKGYSSSEVKIEGDKKLPLNEPSETSISQTATLVGDEGKEEIKAEDIQLSEPNNVPSTVLATQNAEIAEGRGHQMEDAVSGSRTEEKLVSEVQISDSSDIVSENSAENKMVNISSRSDASYISLCQLAEVVRDLDEDDFKFLLTCRDSAPNAPSLKLFDVFEKLKEQLYLASLAKDVSCLQLSEESEIQMELSRQHHKLTDLISAAKASSSELEEKNDVLADQLSQSRSEFQLIVSERDDLQKQLLISKGEIGEFSDRINELQTKLEISLGENASLSSEMVDCRNLVATLQVRNESLIGSLNLLSEENKKLLEEKENLVLENKKLGTDLAQSKTLFGSLQLDHEDLSQNFTSLSEEKMKLHGEKEHLISENENLFAQLSDYKNVVEALQVENKNINESLISVAEAKNQLQEENKSLLSETEKLGSEFSESKSLIEALQTEVAEAKGHLTSVMEERNELEVQKKYLLSETEKQSFQLAEYNNSCNKVEYDLKDASLRIEHLTEENMHLKRIMELSETMKTESPKKSSFAYQSKEEAGHQLEGSRHSNFAPENLIDGDGSNWFGVMNRHMEEADRVLEKLDNAVEEVQSQLISMSRSSSKAVSPGVSKLIQAFESKDHDDEHQPEEFQSSENRTDADPYVLIQGLTKTLRALLKDLVLAAGNGYHFLEGEKSSKTATEIAAEELRAKCDSLNEYIDILGGENIEQMVFNESLGGCFSNAKEREGELVVLNEALHKQEVATKAENSRLRENLSSIQEKLPILQNQLGEMRESCKEMGSCISNQVEGLYEEVSDRGLILQEEWNSTIDQILQTLRRLDLSVESVGSSLPSRVDHDPGCINLSSRTAASIDAAINVIEALQGQVETARHESMLSTSRELNEKLDFLQVENEKSVSLLYKIYGNLMKLVTVIPGNLQENEVDDPKKSVDLSHPDAFDSLLEQLQRFLDEKTQVEAANGKLKSELMARTKDFEELSKRSLGSDSILRVVQVVEGVISLDNFEININEPVSCLESLTSLLVQKYKEAIEDVRLSREECASKEAQVIDLQGQMDHLSSLLVQCENEVVVLRESLKRVEEDVVSIGSQYQEKVAEFEQSEQRVSSLREKLGIAVTKGKGLIVQRDSLKQSLADTSSELQKCSEELQLKDARLQEVEMKLKTYSEAGERTEALESELSYIRNSATALRETFYLKDAVLQKIEEILEDLELPEHFHSKDIIDKVDWLAKSVAGSSLPLTDWDHKNSIRGSYSDAGYALGDGWKEAPQPNMGSPEDLKIRFEELQGKFYGLAEQNEMLEQSLMERNNLVQKWEEILDRIDMPSHLRSLEPEDRIGWLVLAVSEAENQYNSLQQKYDNSESLFASASAELEESNRKISELENAYQLVVSEKELLLKSLESLNFDFEEMSRKAAQSETSNDDLQSRVGDLQKKLNEMLGAEERIHHLEGEIRRLEDVIKDFLWTSETDDVLFSTGSTESLEQLIRKLIDKYTTLSLGKPSESNTTPLEHIDKDADLSHEEKRESNVSCDEDADGGALNRKLEDALNDLLSLKEEKESTALANQSLVRELEELGIRNKELQHLLNQEEQKSSSVREKLNVAVRKGKSLVQLRDSLKQSIEELNGEVERLKSEIRLQENAISNYEGRIKDLSVYPERIKTIESECSILRDQLEEKEYTLSMILNTLDEVNVGSNIDNPVEKLKRVGQLCHDLQSALASSEHETRKSKRAAELLLAELNEVQERNDGLQEELAKSLNELSGLSKQKESAEVAKHEALERLEKLSSIHSEERKNQLAEITMLKSGVDQLGKDLYVVDSLLADVLSKDLETMHRLGSSMKVCQESTDQNHFPLLVADSSGLTFAEAENKVFGKEIGSINQKLNRHSHLLHEEAARLSEILKTIHEEISHDKQHSNSLKTDLMRLESIQKEKDAELLMVQRYNAMLYEACTTLVMEIESRKSQLVGSSLASGAPKINSVYRSLAEGHDLAEMTDRFTEEGIRSVIERLFMAVKDIMSVQNDIAEFGQKDMKAAIASLQKELQDKDVHREKICAELVNQIKEAESISKSYLQELQIAKSEMDDLHRKVKLMEKERDSLTHRIKELQDQESNFADLQLRVKSLEDMLEAKEQENEALMQALEEEEAQMEDKTKKIEEMERLLLQKNKDMENLEVSRGKTMKKLSVTVSKFDELHQLSESLLSEVENLQSQLQERDTEISFLRQEVTRCTNDAIASAQMSSKRDGDEIHDILTWIDKMISRVQAHDMDYDDGKVNQIHDYKEMIEKQVVAVISELEDLRALAQKRDLMLKVEKDKVEQLVRKEEFLENSLRDKEFQLTMLRGASGMGQLANSSSEIIEIEPVANKRVVPGTVASQVRSLRKTNNDQVAVAIDVHPDSGKLDDEDDDKAHGFKSMTTSRIVPRFTRPITDMIDGLWVSCDRTLMRQPVLRLSMIIYWVVLHALLATFVV, encoded by the exons ATGGACAAGAACAAGAACCGAACCGATCTGCTTGCTGCCGGTCGTAAAAAG CTTCAACAATTCAGACAGAAGAAAGACGGTAAAGGTGGTAAATCAAGTAAAGCCAGTAGATCTGCTAGTGATGCTACACCAGATCTTGTTGATGTGACGGCAAAATCAGACCATGTTCCTTATGGAGAAAAACCACTTCAGAGAGGTGATGGTACTCCTCCTTCATCGGAGTCTCTCACCAAAAAACATGCTGAAACTCCTCTTGATGAGTCGAACAATGTTGACACAGTTGAAACAACACCAGCCAGTGGCGAGCTGGTAAAAGAGGATGCTGGGGAACCTCAAGCTGCATTGAATTTAGATTCTGTTGATCAGGTTATTGTTGATTCATCTTCAATTTCTGAACATGCTAATGCCAAAATGGTAAATGAGGATGATAAGGATGATCATTTGGAAGCTCGAGGAACTATTGCTTCTGATATGTCCACTATAAGTCCTGCAACGGATGTGCCTGTCAAATTCTCATCTTATTCCGGTGCTGATGTAGCAGTTGCTCACCAATTAGAAGTGGAAAGGCTGCAGGTGCAGGAGCAGGTAACAGAT TCTCATTGTTGCTGGGTAGGGACAATGCAGGAATCACATAATTCAGGTTCAAAGAAAGGTTATTCAAGCAGTGAGGTAAAGATTGAAGGAGACAAGAAGCTTCCTTTGAACGAACCAAGTGAGACTTCTATTAGCCAGACCGCCACTCTTGTGGGAGATGAGGGCAAGGAAGAGATAAAAGCCGAAGACATTCAACTTAGCGAGCCAAACAATGTTCCGTCAACTGTTTTAGCAACTCAGAATGCTGAAATAGCTGAGGGCAGGG GTCATCAGATGGAAGATGCAGTTTCTGGTTCACGCACGGAAGAAAAACTAGTTTCTGAGGTTCAAATTTCTGACTCCAGCGATATTGTTTCTGAGAATTCTGCGGAGAATAAGATGGTGAACATCTCATCTAGGTCAGATGCGAGTTATATTAGCTTGTGTCAGCTGGCGGAGGTGGTCCGAGATCTTGATGAAGATGACTTTAAGTTCTTGCTCACGTGCAGAGACTCAGCTCCAAATGCACCTTCTCTTAAACTTTTTGACGTTTTTGAGAAGCTCAAAGAACAGTTGTACCTCGCAAGTCTTGCAAAAGATGTATCTTGTTTGCAGCTATCTGAAGAGTCAGAAATTCAGATGGAACTCAGCCGTCAACATCATAAGTTGACTGATCTAATATCTGCGGCCAAAGCTTCATCGTCTGAACTTGAAGAGAAGAATGATGTCCTCGCTGATCAGCTTTCACAATCAAGATCTGAATTTCAATTGATTGTATCTGAAAGGGATGACCTCCAAAAGCAGCTTCTCATTTCTAAAGGTGAGATTGGAGAATTTTCTGATAGAATAAATGAGTTGCAGACTAAATTGGAAATATCACTTGGTGAAAATGCAAGTTTGTCTTCAGAGATGGTCGACTGCCGGAATTTGGTGGCAACATTACAGGTTCGAAATGAGAGCTTAATAGGAAGCCTTAATTTGTTATCTGAAGAGAATAAAAAGCTTTTGGAGGAGAAGGAGAATCTTGTTCTTGAGAATAAGAAATTGGGAACAGATCTAGCACAGTCTAAAACTTTGTTCGGATCATTGCAGTTGGATCATGAAGATTTATCGCAGAACTTCACTTCTTTGAGTGAGGAGAAAATGAAACTTCATGGAGAGAAGGAACACCTAATCAGTGAGAACGAGAATCTGTTTGCTCAATTGTCGGACTACAAAAATGTTGTGGAAGCTCTTCAGGTTGAGAACAAGAACATAAATGAGAGTTTGATATCTGTAGCTGAAGCAAAGAACCAGCTTCAGGAGGAGAATAAGTCTTTGCTCAGTGAAACTGAGAAACTAGGATCAGAGTTTTCAGAGTCAAAGTCTCTAATTGAAGCTCTGCAGACGGAAGTGGCTGAAGCAAAGGGGCACTTGACCTCGGTGATGGAAGAGAGAAATGAGCTTGAGGTGCAGAAGAAGTATCTTCTCAGTGAAACTGAGAAACAGTCATTTCAGTTGGCAGAATACAATAACTCGTGCAATAAGGTGGAATATGACCTGAAAGACGCAAGTCTGCGTATCGAACATCTGACTGAGGAGAACATGCATCTGAAGAGAATAATGGAGTTGTCTGAGACGATGAAAACAGAGTCACCTAAAAAAAGTAGCTTTGCATATCAATCTAAGGAAGAAGCTGGGCATCAACTTGAAGGTTCTCGCCACTCTAACTTTGCACCAGAAAATCTAATTGATGGTGATGGTTCAAATTGGTTTGGAGTTATGAATAGACACATGGAGGAGGCAGATAGAGTACTTGAAAAGCTTGATAATGCAGTTGAAGAGGTGCAGTCTCAGTTAATTTCTATGAGTAGGTCGTCTAGTAAAGCTGTTTCACCTGGTGTGTCAAAACTTATTCAAGCTTTTGAGTCAAAAGACCATGATGACGAGCACCAACCGGAGGAGTTCCAGTCATCTGAAAATCGAACAGATGCAGATCCCTATGTGCTGATTCAAGGGCTAACAAAAACATTAAGGGCGTTGCTGAAAGATTTGGTGCTGGCAGCGGGCAATGGCTACCATTTTCTCGAAGGAGAGAAAAGTAGTAAAACAGCCACTGAGATTGCTGCTGAAGAACTGAGGGCCAAATGTGACTCTCTGAATGAATACATTGATATTTTGGGAGGAGAAAACATTGAGCAAATGGTTTTCAATGAAAGTTTAGGGGGATGTTTCTCGAATGCTAAAGAAAGGGAGGGAGAGCTTGTGGTCCTTAATGAAGCTTTACACAAGCAAGAAGTCGCTACAAAAGCTGAGAACAGTCGGTTAAGGGAGAATCTTAGTAGCATTCAGGAAAAACTTCCTATTTTGCAGAACCAGCTGGGTGAAATGCGTGAAAGCTGCAAAGAAATGGGCTCTTGCATCTCTAATCAGGTAGAAGGTCTTTACGAGGAAGTTTCTGACAGAGGATTAATACTCCAAGAAGAATGGAACTCTACAATTGATCAGATTCTTCAGACACTGCGGAGGCTAGATTTATCTGTTGAGTCTGTTGGCTCCTCTTTGCCTTCAAGAGTAGACCATGATCCAGGGTGCATAAACTTAAGTAGTCGTACTGCTGCATCTATTGATGCTGCTATCAATGTGATTGAGGCATTGCAGGGTCAAGTTGAAACTGCTCGCCATGAGTCAATGTTGAGTACCTCTCGTGAATTAAACGAGAAGCTAGACTTCTTGcaagttgaaaatgaaaaatctgTCAGTCTTTTATATAAGATTTATGGTAACCTCATGAAACTTGTGACTGTAATACCAGGGAATCTACAAGAAAATGAAGTAGACGATCCCAAGAAATCTGTAGATCTTTCTCATCCTGATGCTTTTGATTCCTTACTGGAGCAGTTGCAAAGGTTTCTTGATGAAAAAACACAAGTTGAGGCTGCAAATGGAAAGCTGAAATCTGAGTTGATGGCCAGGACAAAAGATTTTGAAGAACTGAGCAAAAGATCCCTTGGATCAGATTCTATTTTAAGAGTGGTTCAAGTGGTTGAGGGAGTCATTTCTCTAGATAACTTTGAAATCAACATTAATGAGCCAGTATCATGTCTAGAGTCCCTGACCTCTCTCCTTGTTCAGAAATATAAAGAGGCTATTGAAGATGTGAGGTTGTCCAGGGAGGAATGTGCTTCCAAGGAAGCACAAGTGATTGATTTGCAAGGACAAATGGATCACTTGAGCTCATTACTTGTTCAATGTGAAAATGAAGTCGTAGTCCTTAGGGAAAGTTTGAAGAGAGTCGAGGAGGATGTTGTATCTATTGGTTCTCAATATCAAGAGAAAGTTGCTGAATTTGAACAGTCTGAGCAACGGGTTTCATCTCTTAGAGAGAAGCTTGGCATAGCAGTCACCAAAGGCAAAGGTCTGATTGTGCAGCGTGACAGTCTTAAACAGTCTCTTGCAGACACATCCTCAGAACTGCAGAAATGCTCTGAAGAGTTACAGTTGAAAGATGCAAGGCTTCAGGAAGTAGAAATGAAACTCAAGACCTATTCAGAGGCAGGTGAGCGCACGGAAGCTTTGGAATCTGAGCTCTCGTACATTCGCAATTCTGCTACTGCACTAAGGGAGACATTCTATCTCAAAGACGCTGTTCTTCAGAAAATAGAGGAGATTCTAGAAGATTTGGAGCTTCCGGAGCATTTCCATTCAAAGGATATCATCGATAAAGTTGATTGGTTGGCGAAGTCAGTTGCTGGGAGCTCTTTACCTCTGACTGATTGGGATCACAAGAACTCTATTAGGGGATCATACTCTGATGCAGGATATGCTCTTGGTGACGGATGGAAAGAGGCGCCACAGCCAAACATGGGTTCTCCCGAAGACCTTAAAATAAGATTTGAGGAGCTCCAGGGCAAGTTTTATGGGTTGGCAGAACAAAATGAGATGCTTGAACAATCCTTGATGGAAAGAAACAACCTTGTTCAGAAGTGGGAAGAGATTTTAGACAGGATAGACATGCCTTCACACTTAAGATCTCTGGAGCCAGAAGATCGGATTGGTTGGTTAGTGCTTGCTGTTTCAGAAGCTGAAAACCAGTACAACTCTCTCCAACAAAAGTATGATAATTCTGAATCATTATTTGCATCAGCAAGTGCTGAACTTGAAGAGtcaaatagaaaaatatctGAGCTTGAAAATGCATATCAATTGGTTGTCAGTGAGAAAGAGTTACTTTTGAAGAGCttggagtctctgaactttgatTTTGAGGAAATGTCAAGGAAGGCTGCACAATCCGAAACGAGTAATGATGACTTGCAGAGCAGAGTAGGTGACTTGCAGAAGAAACTGAATGAAATGCTTGGAGCAGAGGAGCGTATTCATCATCTTGAAGGTGAAATAAGAAGATTGGAAGATGTGATCAAAGATTTCCTTTGGACTTCTGAAACAGATGATGTGTTATTTAGCACTGGTAGCACTGAATCTTTGGAGCAGCTAATTAGGAAGCTTATAGATAAGTATACCACACTTTCTTTGGGGAAACCTTCTGAGTCTAATACAACTCCTCTTGAGCATATTGATAAAGACGCTGATCTCTCTcatgaagaaaagagagaaagtaATGTCAGTTGTGATGAAGATGCAGATGGAGGTGCTCTCAACAGAAAATTGGAGGATGCTCTAAACGACTTGTTGTCATTGAAGGAGGAAAAGGAGAGTACTGCGTTGGCAAATCAATCATTGGTTCGTGAACTGGAAGAATTGGGTATCAGAAATAAAGAACTGCAACATCTACTCAATCAAGAGGAACAGAAGTCATCTTCTGTAAGAGAAAAATTGAATGTTGCAGTTAGAAAAGGTAAGTCGTTGGTGCAACTTCGGGACAGCCTGAAGCAATCAATTGAAGAACTGAATGGTGAAGTTGAGCGGTTAAAGTCCGAAATCAGATTGCAGGAAAATGCTATTTCAAACTATGAAGGAAGGATAAAAGATTTATCTGTATACCCTGAGAGGATAAAGACAATAGAATCTGAGTGTTCAATCCTGAGAGATCAGTTGGAAGAAAAAGAGTACACCTTGAGCATGATTTTGAATACCCTGGATGAAGTTAATGTTGGCTCCAACATCGATAATCCAGTTGAGAAGCTAAAAAGAGTTGGGCAATTATGCCATGATTTGCAATCAGCTCTTGCATCTTCTGAACATGAAACAAGGAAATCTAAAAGAGCAGCTGAGTTACTTCTTGCCGAGTTAAATGAGGTGCAAGAAAGAAATGATGGCCTCCAAGAGGAGCTAGCAAAGTCTCTGAATGAACTCTCTGGACTGTCCAAGCAAAAAGAATCTGCTGAAGTTGCTAAACATGAAGCTCTTGAGCGTTTAGAAAAGTTATCTTCCATTCACTCTGAAGAAAGAAAGAACCAATTAGCTGAAATTACAATGCTAAAATCTGGTGTGGATCAGCTTGGGAAGGATCTCTATGTTGTTGATAGTTTGCTCGCTGATGTTTTATCCAAGGATTTGGAGACTATGCACCGTCTTGGTTCTAGTATGAAAGTTTGCCAAGAATCAACTGATCAAAATCACTTTCCTCTACTTGTGGCTGATTCAAGTGGCCTTACGTTTGCAGAAGCAGAAAACAAG GTTTTTGGGAAAGAAATTGGTTCTATCAACCAAAAGCTAAACAGGCACTCACATTTATTGCATGAAGAAGCTGCTCGTTTATCTGAAATATTAAAAACCATACATGAAGAAATATCCCACGACAAGCAGCACTCAAATTCATTGAAGACAGACCTGATGCGATTAGAATCTATTCAAAAGGAGAAAGATGCGGAATTGCTTATGGTGCAAAGATACAATGCTATGCTTTATGAAGCTTGTACCACTTTGGTTATGGAAATTGAAAGCAGAAAATCCCAATTGGTTGGAAGCAGCTTAGCTTCTGGGGCTCCCAAAATCAATTCTGTGTATCGAAGTTTAGCTGAAGGACATGATTTGGCTGAGATGACTGACCGGTTTACTGAGGAAGGTATTAGGTCAGTAATAGAGAGATTATTCATGGCTGTGAAAGATATTATGAGTGTGCAAAATGATATTGCTGAATTTGGTCAAAAGGATATGAAAGCTGCTATAGCAAGTCTGCAGAAAGAACTTCAGGACAAAGATGTTCATAGAGAGAAAATATGTGCAGAACTTGTTAATCAGATTAAGGAAGCTGAATCTATTTCAAAGAGTTATTTACAAGAGCTTCAGATAGCAAAATCTGAGATGGATGATTTACACAGGAAGGTGAAACTGATGGAGAAGGAACGAGATTCTCTGACACACAGGATAAAAGAACTGCAAGATCAGGAATCTAACTTTGCTGACTTACAGTTAAGAGTTAAATCACTTGAAGACATGCTAGAGGCAAAGGAACAAG AAAACGAGGCACTGATGCAAGCACTTGAGGAGGAGGAAGCTCAAATGGAagacaaaacaaaaaagattgAGGAAATGGAGAGACTCCTgcttcaaaaaaataaagatatggAGAACCTTGAAGTTTCCCGTGGAAAGACCATGAAGAAGCTTTCTGTTACAGTAAGCAAATTTGATGAACTTCATCAACTATCTGAAAGCCTTCTGTCCGAGGTTGAGAATCTTCAGTCACAATTACAAGAGCGAGATACAGAGATTTCTTTCTTGAGGCAAGAAGTTACAAGATGCACTAATGATGCAATAGCTTCTGCTCAGATGAGTAGCAAAAGAgatggtgatgaaatccatgacATTTTGACATGGATAGACAAGATGATTTCTCGAGTCCAGGCTCATGATATGGATTATGATGATGGAAAAGTCAACCAGATTCATGATTATAAAGAAATGATAGAGAAACAGGTGGTGGCTGTAATATCTGAGTTGGAGGACCTGCGTGCACTGGCACAGAAAAGAGATTTGATGTTGAAAGTAGAGAAAGATAAAGTAGAACAACTGGTGAGAAAAGAAGAATTTCTTGAGAACTCTTTGCGTGACAAGGAATTTCAATTAACCATGCTTCGAGGTGCTAGTGGCATGGGGCAACTAGCGAATTCTTCATCAGAGATTATAGAGATAGAGCCAGTG GCCAACAAAAGGGTAGTGCCTGGAACTGTTGCATCTCAAGTTCGCAGTTTGCGAAAAACTAATAATGACCAAGTAGCTGTTGCTATAGATGTGCATCCTGATAGTGGGAAACtagatgatgaagatgatgataagG CTCATGGTTTCAAGTCAATGACGACATCAAGAATTGTCCCACGGTTTACAAGACCCATAACCGACATGATAGATGGTCTATG GGTATCCTGTGATCGCACACTAATGCGGCAGCCTGTTCTACGGCTTAGTATGATCATCTATTGGGTTGTGTTGCATGCTCTTCTTGCGACATTTGTAGTATGA